The following proteins come from a genomic window of Diprion similis isolate iyDipSimi1 chromosome 8, iyDipSimi1.1, whole genome shotgun sequence:
- the LOC124410020 gene encoding TBC1 domain family member 1 isoform X1 yields the protein MKLIPADYLGFTATDRRFSGPMLPWTVSEIKKHGVSEKVNLLVASGCISAYTAHKEQPLFRHPLNNTSKAQLVPSSSQDPNGGSFLYLVKGNDGLFYCHLFRAKDSQTVKELFSAMKEQSSSSRLEKDREPTPQRSNSSAAALTSLGADISPSSSHFFEVLYIGKIKVSHKKVPESFIDDALIRFRAYELEKSKSSSNNLLTECQRLQRQASVKFLPTLNVRRDSQDSSASELGSIENISSSSVLSPTNSLDVAKTLGGSVEALSPTNNNSSENDGVESTSELTKNKNANLPSPEVMRNRAASTGSVLTARRDSAAKGGDEYNRTMLFQVGRYDLRLISPDRKQVLLHKQLKDVASCVQGVKNAEHFGFICREAGMECYIGYVFKCQSEAVADDLVGAITQAFVATCDASRKERHPVFSCDHCPMVWYNKLCQDIEGQNDKRTQSIIVSRLGMLPEDEQEIIVTKYKGAEACNGTLGGSGNGSSLREQNQFLMMLLRAHCEAKQARHVHDTAENRSEFLNQYLSVGVGSTIFMKAKRSLTNSFDHLMKRKGSRDDFGFNPNMRDSMLQFNSPTNQKDESQSPVSSVASGLDNCADSNRPRSLRVSPEQQLSVNTGPKSPMMDIFLKVGNSPKMSPTESEGSNRLQSSGSWRQAILNRVVTPGKDQDIKDNVTCSGVSGKNNQPVPIRKTREELRGLWKKAINQQLILIRMERENTKLKERQEEATVKRIKLEYDELSSCARELVEVWDLLVSKESRISTKCDNQMLLQAIKQGVPRGKRGEVWQFLAEQFCLKQPPIETRAFPSYNVPYEVLLKQLTSQQHAILIDLGRTFPNHPYFSCALGPGQLALFNLLKAYSLLDPEVGYCQGLSFVAGVLLLHMAEDQAFFLLRHLMFRRGLRKLYLPDMAALQLHLYQLSRLLHDRLPAIYNHFDKHEVSPTLYAAPWLLTLFASQFPLGFVTRVFDLLFLESSEVIFRVAVALLEDHQDQLLCCDSFEEIMEYLKLRVPAVDKGVLERVMKRVFYPDTEMVKQLNEYRVEYQVLQEEMLSVKPQMENMEKLELLNKQLTQENVHLNEQLEIAMSNLHRLETARSIQQSSAHKLESQNRSLEVTVATLGNFIQHLADTRTDIEIPGDVRRIVAQLSVAEKRRSSIGTKLYPLKVIEDNNNKYQPMKSNSTGRESQKMLKGNSITADTPYPLKSTLSQPNLGAKLEKVSSFFANSHNHIRQQRAQIAALRGECGDSGNDENDPKTVNIDIQITDTVSSATDSVDQSGGQLLQIEPNALEKSISLPLSNAKLKLKSSKSAYELGSVKKVPTTKLEDATGDSLTNVTGTIHPLDTCSDVNFKFGGTTKLKCIKPGRSPGQNGQGDNLSKEIPGQNAEILTR from the exons GTCAAAGAGCTGTTCAGCGCCATGAAGGAACAGTCGTCGTCCTCGCGACTCGAAAAGGACCGAGAACCAACCCCTCAAAGGTCGAACAGCAGCGCCGCGGCTCTGACGTCACTGGGCGCCGATATATCACCAAGTTCCTCACATTTTTTTGAG GTTCTCTACATCGGGAAAATTAAAGTGTCTCACAAAAAAGTACCAGAGTCCTTCATCGACGATGCTCTGATAAGATTTCGTGCTTACGAACTTGAGAAGTCGAAATCGTCGTCGAATAATCTACTCACCGAGTGCCAAAGACTGCAGAGACAGGCCAGCGTGAAATTCTTGCCTACGTTGAACGTCAGAAGAGATAGTCAG GATTCAAGTGCCAGCGAATTGGGCAGCATAGAAAACATATCCTCGAGTAGCGTGTTGTCGCCAACGAATTCATTGGATGTTGCAAAAACGTTGGGTGGATCTGTTGAAGCCTTGTCACCGACAAACAACAACTCGTCCGAAAATGACGGAGTGGAAAGTACTTCGGagttaacaaaaaataaaaacgccaACTTGCCGTCACCGGAGGTAATGAGGAACAGGGCTGCCTCCACCGGCAGCGTTTTAACTGCTAGAAGAGACTCTGCTGCGAAAGGAGGCGACGAGTACAATCGTACCATGCTTTTCCAG GTCGGTCGATATGACTTAAGATTGATCAGCCCTGACAGAAAACAAGTCCTGCTCCACAAGCAGCTCAAAGACGTCGCCAGTTGCGTGCAG GGTGTCAAAAACGCAGAGCACTTTGGCTTTATTTGCAGAGAAGCTGGCATGGAATGTTACATTGGCTATGTTTTCAAATGTCAATCCGAAGCTGTTGCCGATGATTTAGTTGGAG CCATCACCCAGGCGTTTGTTGCTACGTGTGATGCCTCCAGAAAAGAAAGACATCCAGTATTTTCCTGTGATCACTGCCCCATGGTCTGGTACAATAAATTATGTCAAGATATTGAAG GACAAAATGACAAGAGAACGCAAAGTATCATCGTTTCACGGCTTGGTATGTTACCCGAAGATGAACAAGAGATTATTGTGACAAAATACAAGGGAGCCGAAGCCTGCAACGGTACTTTAGGTGGTTCCGGAAATGGTTCCAGCCTTAGAGAACAGAATCAGTTTTTAATGATGTTGTTACGTGCGCATTGCGAAGCGAAACAGGCGAGACACGTTCACGACACAGCTGAAAATAG gagtgaatttttaaatcaatacCTCAGTGTCGGTGTTGGGAGTACGATATTCATGAAAGCTAAGAGGTCTTTAACGAACAGTTTTGATCACCTCATGAAACGGAAAGGTTCGCGTGATGACTTTGGATTTAATCCTAATATGAGGGATTCAATGCTACAATTTAATTCCCCTACAAATCAAAAGGACGAAAGTCAGAGTCCGGTCTCTTCTGTGGCATCTGGACTGGACAATTGTGCCGATTCAAACAGACCCAGATCGTTGAGAGTGTCTCCTGAACAGCAGCTTAGCGTTAATACTGGGCCAAAAAGTCCCATGATGGACAT TTTTTTAAAGGTAGGCAATTCTCCGAAAATGTCACCTACCGAGTCGGAGGGAAGCAATCGTCTGCAATCGAGTGGATCGTGGAGACAGGCGATATTAAATCGTGTGGTAACACCAGGAAAAGATCAAGACATCAAGGATAACGTTACGTGTTCTGGTGTGAGTGGAAAAAACAATCAACCTGTTCCAATTCGAAAAACTAGAGAGGAGCTACGCGGTCTCTGGAAAAAGGCAATCAATCAACAATTGATACTCATCAGAATGGAGAGAGAGAATACGAAGCTGAAAG AACGACAGGAGGAGGCAACGgtaaaaagaattaaattagAATATGACGAATTGAGCAGCTGCGCTCGAGAGCTCGTTGAAGTTTGGGATTTACTGGTAAGCAAAGAGTCGAGGATATCTACAAAATGCGACAATCAGATGCTGCTTCAAGCCATCAAACAgg GTGTACCACGCGGTAAGCGTGGCGAGGTTTGGCAGTTTTTGGCTGAGcaattttgtttgaaacaaCCGCCGATTGAAACTCGTGCTTTCCCAAGCTACAATGTACCCTATGAGGTTTTACTTAAGCAGCTCACATCCCAGCAACATGCGATTCTAATCGACTTGGGACGCACATTTCCCAATCATCCTTACTTCAGCTGTGCCCTAGGACCTGGTCAATTGGCGCTTTTCAACCTGCTTAAGGCATATTCTCTTCTCGATCCCGAGGTTGGATACTGCCAAGGGCTCAGCTTCGTTGCCGGAGTTCTTCTGTTGcat ATGGCCGAAGATCAAGCCTTTTTTTTGCTGCGTCACCTAATGTTCCGAAGAGGTCTCCGAAAGTTGTACCTACCTGACATGGCCGCACTACAATTACACCTATATCAACTCTCTCGATTATTACATGACAGACTTCCAGCTATATACAATCATTTTGACAAGCATGAAGTCTCTCCCACTCTTTATGCAGCACCGTGGTTATTGACTTTATTCGCCAGCCAATTTCCATTGGGTTTTGTTACCAGAGTGTTTG ATCTACTGTTTCTTGAAAGTTCCGAAGTGATCTTCCGTGTAGCTGTTGCGTTGTTAGAGGATCATCAAGATCAACTTCTTTGCTGCGATAGTTTTGAAGAAATCATGGAGTATCTGAAA CTCCGCGTGCCAGCTGTCGACAAAGGGGTCCTCGAACGTGTAATGAAACGGGTATTCTACCCGGACACTGAAATGGTTAAACAATTGAACGAATATAGAGTTGAATACCAAGTGCTGCAGGAAGAGATGCTATCCGTTAAACCACAGATGGAAAATATGGAGAAGTTGGAATTACTCAACAAACAGCTCACCCAAGAAAACGTCCATCTCAACGAGCAACTCGAG ATTGCTATGAGCAACCTTCACCGCCTTGAAACAGCCCGGTCAATTCAACAATCGTCAGCTCACAAGTTAGAATCCCAGAATCGCAGTCTTGAAGTTACAGTTGCAACGCtgggaaattttattcagcacTTGGCAGATACACGAACAGATATTGAGATTCCAGGGGATGTTCGTCGAATAGTTGCACAGTTGAGTGTcgcggaaaagagaagaagcagCATCGGTACAAAATTGTATCCATTGAAAGTTATTGAAGACAACAATAACAAGTATCAACCAATGAAAAGCAACTCTACTGGCAGAGAATCTCAAAAGATGTTAAAGGGAAATAGTATCACAGCTGACACACCATATCCTTTAAAGTCGACATTGAGTCAGCCAAATTTAGGGGCAAAGCTTGAAAAAGTTTCGTCATTTTTCGCAAATTCACACAACCACATCCGGCAACAACGTGCACAAATAGCTGCTTTGAGAGGAGAATGTGGAGATAGCGGTAACGACGAAAATGATCCAAAGACTGTCAACATTGATATTCAAATCACTGATACAGTGAGCTCCGCGACTGACAGCGTAGATCAATCAGGTGGTCAGTTACTGCAAATTGAACCTAATGCATTAGAGAAGTCAATTTCCTTGCCACTGTCCAATGCTAAATTGAAACTAAAGTCGTCCAAATCAGCATACGAACTTGGTTCAGTGAAAAAAGTACCAACGACGAAACTGGAGGACGCAACTGGGGATTCATTAACTAATGTAACAGGTACCATACATCCTTTGGATACTTGTAGCGATGTAAACTTTAAATTCGGCGGTACAACAAAGTTGAAATGTATAAAGCCTGGAAGGTCACCCGGCCAGAATGGACAGGGTGATAACCTGAGTAAAGAAATTCCTGGACAAAATGCAGAAATTTTAACTAGATAG
- the LOC124410020 gene encoding TBC1 domain family member 1 isoform X2, which translates to MITVPITASSPYVTITSYSDASALSKRPSVKELFSAMKEQSSSSRLEKDREPTPQRSNSSAAALTSLGADISPSSSHFFEVLYIGKIKVSHKKVPESFIDDALIRFRAYELEKSKSSSNNLLTECQRLQRQASVKFLPTLNVRRDSQDSSASELGSIENISSSSVLSPTNSLDVAKTLGGSVEALSPTNNNSSENDGVESTSELTKNKNANLPSPEVMRNRAASTGSVLTARRDSAAKGGDEYNRTMLFQVGRYDLRLISPDRKQVLLHKQLKDVASCVQGVKNAEHFGFICREAGMECYIGYVFKCQSEAVADDLVGAITQAFVATCDASRKERHPVFSCDHCPMVWYNKLCQDIEGQNDKRTQSIIVSRLGMLPEDEQEIIVTKYKGAEACNGTLGGSGNGSSLREQNQFLMMLLRAHCEAKQARHVHDTAENRSEFLNQYLSVGVGSTIFMKAKRSLTNSFDHLMKRKGSRDDFGFNPNMRDSMLQFNSPTNQKDESQSPVSSVASGLDNCADSNRPRSLRVSPEQQLSVNTGPKSPMMDIFLKVGNSPKMSPTESEGSNRLQSSGSWRQAILNRVVTPGKDQDIKDNVTCSGVSGKNNQPVPIRKTREELRGLWKKAINQQLILIRMERENTKLKERQEEATVKRIKLEYDELSSCARELVEVWDLLVSKESRISTKCDNQMLLQAIKQGVPRGKRGEVWQFLAEQFCLKQPPIETRAFPSYNVPYEVLLKQLTSQQHAILIDLGRTFPNHPYFSCALGPGQLALFNLLKAYSLLDPEVGYCQGLSFVAGVLLLHMAEDQAFFLLRHLMFRRGLRKLYLPDMAALQLHLYQLSRLLHDRLPAIYNHFDKHEVSPTLYAAPWLLTLFASQFPLGFVTRVFDLLFLESSEVIFRVAVALLEDHQDQLLCCDSFEEIMEYLKLRVPAVDKGVLERVMKRVFYPDTEMVKQLNEYRVEYQVLQEEMLSVKPQMENMEKLELLNKQLTQENVHLNEQLEIAMSNLHRLETARSIQQSSAHKLESQNRSLEVTVATLGNFIQHLADTRTDIEIPGDVRRIVAQLSVAEKRRSSIGTKLYPLKVIEDNNNKYQPMKSNSTGRESQKMLKGNSITADTPYPLKSTLSQPNLGAKLEKVSSFFANSHNHIRQQRAQIAALRGECGDSGNDENDPKTVNIDIQITDTVSSATDSVDQSGGQLLQIEPNALEKSISLPLSNAKLKLKSSKSAYELGSVKKVPTTKLEDATGDSLTNVTGTIHPLDTCSDVNFKFGGTTKLKCIKPGRSPGQNGQGDNLSKEIPGQNAEILTR; encoded by the exons GTCAAAGAGCTGTTCAGCGCCATGAAGGAACAGTCGTCGTCCTCGCGACTCGAAAAGGACCGAGAACCAACCCCTCAAAGGTCGAACAGCAGCGCCGCGGCTCTGACGTCACTGGGCGCCGATATATCACCAAGTTCCTCACATTTTTTTGAG GTTCTCTACATCGGGAAAATTAAAGTGTCTCACAAAAAAGTACCAGAGTCCTTCATCGACGATGCTCTGATAAGATTTCGTGCTTACGAACTTGAGAAGTCGAAATCGTCGTCGAATAATCTACTCACCGAGTGCCAAAGACTGCAGAGACAGGCCAGCGTGAAATTCTTGCCTACGTTGAACGTCAGAAGAGATAGTCAG GATTCAAGTGCCAGCGAATTGGGCAGCATAGAAAACATATCCTCGAGTAGCGTGTTGTCGCCAACGAATTCATTGGATGTTGCAAAAACGTTGGGTGGATCTGTTGAAGCCTTGTCACCGACAAACAACAACTCGTCCGAAAATGACGGAGTGGAAAGTACTTCGGagttaacaaaaaataaaaacgccaACTTGCCGTCACCGGAGGTAATGAGGAACAGGGCTGCCTCCACCGGCAGCGTTTTAACTGCTAGAAGAGACTCTGCTGCGAAAGGAGGCGACGAGTACAATCGTACCATGCTTTTCCAG GTCGGTCGATATGACTTAAGATTGATCAGCCCTGACAGAAAACAAGTCCTGCTCCACAAGCAGCTCAAAGACGTCGCCAGTTGCGTGCAG GGTGTCAAAAACGCAGAGCACTTTGGCTTTATTTGCAGAGAAGCTGGCATGGAATGTTACATTGGCTATGTTTTCAAATGTCAATCCGAAGCTGTTGCCGATGATTTAGTTGGAG CCATCACCCAGGCGTTTGTTGCTACGTGTGATGCCTCCAGAAAAGAAAGACATCCAGTATTTTCCTGTGATCACTGCCCCATGGTCTGGTACAATAAATTATGTCAAGATATTGAAG GACAAAATGACAAGAGAACGCAAAGTATCATCGTTTCACGGCTTGGTATGTTACCCGAAGATGAACAAGAGATTATTGTGACAAAATACAAGGGAGCCGAAGCCTGCAACGGTACTTTAGGTGGTTCCGGAAATGGTTCCAGCCTTAGAGAACAGAATCAGTTTTTAATGATGTTGTTACGTGCGCATTGCGAAGCGAAACAGGCGAGACACGTTCACGACACAGCTGAAAATAG gagtgaatttttaaatcaatacCTCAGTGTCGGTGTTGGGAGTACGATATTCATGAAAGCTAAGAGGTCTTTAACGAACAGTTTTGATCACCTCATGAAACGGAAAGGTTCGCGTGATGACTTTGGATTTAATCCTAATATGAGGGATTCAATGCTACAATTTAATTCCCCTACAAATCAAAAGGACGAAAGTCAGAGTCCGGTCTCTTCTGTGGCATCTGGACTGGACAATTGTGCCGATTCAAACAGACCCAGATCGTTGAGAGTGTCTCCTGAACAGCAGCTTAGCGTTAATACTGGGCCAAAAAGTCCCATGATGGACAT TTTTTTAAAGGTAGGCAATTCTCCGAAAATGTCACCTACCGAGTCGGAGGGAAGCAATCGTCTGCAATCGAGTGGATCGTGGAGACAGGCGATATTAAATCGTGTGGTAACACCAGGAAAAGATCAAGACATCAAGGATAACGTTACGTGTTCTGGTGTGAGTGGAAAAAACAATCAACCTGTTCCAATTCGAAAAACTAGAGAGGAGCTACGCGGTCTCTGGAAAAAGGCAATCAATCAACAATTGATACTCATCAGAATGGAGAGAGAGAATACGAAGCTGAAAG AACGACAGGAGGAGGCAACGgtaaaaagaattaaattagAATATGACGAATTGAGCAGCTGCGCTCGAGAGCTCGTTGAAGTTTGGGATTTACTGGTAAGCAAAGAGTCGAGGATATCTACAAAATGCGACAATCAGATGCTGCTTCAAGCCATCAAACAgg GTGTACCACGCGGTAAGCGTGGCGAGGTTTGGCAGTTTTTGGCTGAGcaattttgtttgaaacaaCCGCCGATTGAAACTCGTGCTTTCCCAAGCTACAATGTACCCTATGAGGTTTTACTTAAGCAGCTCACATCCCAGCAACATGCGATTCTAATCGACTTGGGACGCACATTTCCCAATCATCCTTACTTCAGCTGTGCCCTAGGACCTGGTCAATTGGCGCTTTTCAACCTGCTTAAGGCATATTCTCTTCTCGATCCCGAGGTTGGATACTGCCAAGGGCTCAGCTTCGTTGCCGGAGTTCTTCTGTTGcat ATGGCCGAAGATCAAGCCTTTTTTTTGCTGCGTCACCTAATGTTCCGAAGAGGTCTCCGAAAGTTGTACCTACCTGACATGGCCGCACTACAATTACACCTATATCAACTCTCTCGATTATTACATGACAGACTTCCAGCTATATACAATCATTTTGACAAGCATGAAGTCTCTCCCACTCTTTATGCAGCACCGTGGTTATTGACTTTATTCGCCAGCCAATTTCCATTGGGTTTTGTTACCAGAGTGTTTG ATCTACTGTTTCTTGAAAGTTCCGAAGTGATCTTCCGTGTAGCTGTTGCGTTGTTAGAGGATCATCAAGATCAACTTCTTTGCTGCGATAGTTTTGAAGAAATCATGGAGTATCTGAAA CTCCGCGTGCCAGCTGTCGACAAAGGGGTCCTCGAACGTGTAATGAAACGGGTATTCTACCCGGACACTGAAATGGTTAAACAATTGAACGAATATAGAGTTGAATACCAAGTGCTGCAGGAAGAGATGCTATCCGTTAAACCACAGATGGAAAATATGGAGAAGTTGGAATTACTCAACAAACAGCTCACCCAAGAAAACGTCCATCTCAACGAGCAACTCGAG ATTGCTATGAGCAACCTTCACCGCCTTGAAACAGCCCGGTCAATTCAACAATCGTCAGCTCACAAGTTAGAATCCCAGAATCGCAGTCTTGAAGTTACAGTTGCAACGCtgggaaattttattcagcacTTGGCAGATACACGAACAGATATTGAGATTCCAGGGGATGTTCGTCGAATAGTTGCACAGTTGAGTGTcgcggaaaagagaagaagcagCATCGGTACAAAATTGTATCCATTGAAAGTTATTGAAGACAACAATAACAAGTATCAACCAATGAAAAGCAACTCTACTGGCAGAGAATCTCAAAAGATGTTAAAGGGAAATAGTATCACAGCTGACACACCATATCCTTTAAAGTCGACATTGAGTCAGCCAAATTTAGGGGCAAAGCTTGAAAAAGTTTCGTCATTTTTCGCAAATTCACACAACCACATCCGGCAACAACGTGCACAAATAGCTGCTTTGAGAGGAGAATGTGGAGATAGCGGTAACGACGAAAATGATCCAAAGACTGTCAACATTGATATTCAAATCACTGATACAGTGAGCTCCGCGACTGACAGCGTAGATCAATCAGGTGGTCAGTTACTGCAAATTGAACCTAATGCATTAGAGAAGTCAATTTCCTTGCCACTGTCCAATGCTAAATTGAAACTAAAGTCGTCCAAATCAGCATACGAACTTGGTTCAGTGAAAAAAGTACCAACGACGAAACTGGAGGACGCAACTGGGGATTCATTAACTAATGTAACAGGTACCATACATCCTTTGGATACTTGTAGCGATGTAAACTTTAAATTCGGCGGTACAACAAAGTTGAAATGTATAAAGCCTGGAAGGTCACCCGGCCAGAATGGACAGGGTGATAACCTGAGTAAAGAAATTCCTGGACAAAATGCAGAAATTTTAACTAGATAG